A part of Eriocheir sinensis breed Jianghai 21 chromosome 51, ASM2467909v1, whole genome shotgun sequence genomic DNA contains:
- the LOC126982563 gene encoding isovaleryl-CoA dehydrogenase, mitochondrial-like, protein MMATGLTRQVGRFLRRCPQVAGAASQVRHHGSHYPIDDVVFGLTEEQQQLRKSVFDFFQKELAPKAAQIDKDNNFPELREFWLKLGAMGLLGVTASPEYGGAGMGYLDHIIVSEEMSRVSAGIALSYGAHSNLCVNQINLNGTVEQKEKYMPKLCSGEHMGALAMSEPGSGSDVVSMKLKAEKKGDYYVLNGNKFWITNGPDADVLVVYAKTDMTTAKPQHGVSAFLIEKTFEGFSTGQKLDKLGIRGSNTGELIFEDCKVPAKNMLGKENGGIYVLFSGLDLERLLLASQPVGLMQAACDVAFEYVHMRKQFNTRIGEFQLMQGKIADMYTTLSVCRSYLYSVARACDLGHVNRKDCAGVILYAAEKATQVCLEAIQCLGGNGYINDYPTGRFLRDAKLYEIGAGTSEIRRLVIGRALNAEYR, encoded by the exons ATGATGGCGACGGGGCTGACCAGACAAGTGGGCAGGTTCCTGAGGCGGTGCCCCCAGGTGGCGGGTGCCGCCAGCCAGGTGCGGCACCACGGCTCCCACTACCCCATAGACGACGTGGTGTTCGGcctgacggaggagcagcagcag CTGAGGAAGAGTGTATTTGACTTCTTTCAAAAGGAGCTTGCACCCAAAGCTGCCCAGATTGACAAGGATAATAACTTCCCAGAGCTAAGA GAGTTTTGGCTTAAGTTGGGtgccatgggtctgctgggtgtCACTGCCAGCCCAGAGTATGGTGGCGCAGGCATGGGCTACCTTGACCACATCATTGTGTCTGAGGAGATGAGCCGTGTTTCAGCCGGCATTGCACTGTCCTATGGCGCCCACTCCAACCTCTGTGTCAACCAGATCAACTTGAACGGCACAGTTGagcagaaagaaaaatacatgcCAAAG CTTTGCTCAGGTGAACACATGGGGGCCCTAGCCATGTCAGAGCCGGGGTCAGGCAGTGATGTGGTCAGTATGAAGTTGAAGGCGGAGAAGAAGGGTGATTATTATGTCCTCAATGGTAACAAGTTCTGGATCACCAATGGACCGGATGCTGATGTCCTTGTG GTGTATGCCAAGACAGACATGACCACAGCCAAGCCCCAGCATGGAGTGTCAGCCTTCCTCATTGAGAAGACTTTTGAAGGCTTCAGCACTGGCCAGAAGCTGGATAAGCTGGGTATCAGAGGCTCCAACACTGGTGAACTCATCTTTGAAGATTGCAAAGTCCCAG caAAGAACATGCTTGGGAAGGAGAATGGTGGAATCTATGTGTTGTTCTCCGGTCTTGACCTGGAGAGGCTGCTGCTTGCCTCTCAGCCTGTTGG CCTGATGCAGGCTGCCTGTGACGTTGCCTTTGAATATGTTCACATGCGGAAGCAGTTCAACACCAGAATCGGGGAGTTTCAGCTGATGCAG GGCAAGATTGCTGATATGTACACCACCCTGAGTGTTTGCCGCTCCTACTTGTACTCAGTGGCACGAGCCTGTGACCTGGGGCACGTCAACAGGAAAGACTGTGCTGGGGTCATTCTGTATGCTGCTGAGAAGGCAACACAAGTTTGTCTGGAGGCCATCCAGTGTTTGG GAGGTAATGGCTACATCAACGACTACCCAACCGGCCGCTTCCTCAGGGATGCCAAGCTCTACGAGATTGGGGCTGGCACCAGTGAAATCAGGCGCCTGGTAATTGGTCGAGCCCTCAACGCAGAGTACAGGTAA